Proteins encoded by one window of Lathyrus oleraceus cultivar Zhongwan6 chromosome 1, CAAS_Psat_ZW6_1.0, whole genome shotgun sequence:
- the LOC127115714 gene encoding secreted RxLR effector protein 161-like yields MIGSLLYLTATRPDILFSVCLCARFQSDPRESHLTAVKRILKYLKGTPNLGLMYEKTSEYRLSGYCDADYAGDRIERKSTSGNCQLLGNNLISWASKRQSTIALSTAEAEYISASLCTTQMLWMKHQLEDLQIFESNIPIFCDNTAAICLSKNPILHSRAKHIEIKHHFIRDYVQKGIVTLKFIDTEHQWADIFTKPLAEDRFR; encoded by the coding sequence atgataggctctcttctctatctgactgctactcgtcctgatattctctttagcgtttgtctttgtgccagattccaatcagatcctagagaatctcatttaacagctgttaagagaattcttaagtatctgaaaggaactcctaacctgggcctgatgtatgagaaaacatcagagtataggctttctggttattgtgatgcagattatgcaggagatagaatagaacgtaaaagcacatctggaaattgccagcttctgggaaacaacttaatctcctgggctagcaaaagacagtcaacaattgctctatcaactgcagaagcagaatatatctcagcgtcactatgcacaactcagatgctctggatgaaacatcagctagaagatctacaaatctttgagagtaacattcctatcttttgtgataatactgctgctatttgtttgagtaagaatcctattctacattccagagccaaacacatagaaattaaacatcattttatcagagactatgttcagaaaggaatagtaacgctgaagttcattgatacagaacatcaatgggcagatatttttactaagcctctagctgaagatagatttcgt